Proteins from a genomic interval of Acetobacterium woodii DSM 1030:
- a CDS encoding TfoX/Sxy family protein, translating into MNKNNSGENTELTNLPNIGKEIKKQLNAVGINTPEDLLATGSREAWLKIRAIDASACYNRLCGLEGAIQGIRWHYLDDNLKKELKSFYEANR; encoded by the coding sequence ATGAATAAAAATAATTCAGGTGAGAACACGGAGCTGACAAATTTGCCAAATATTGGAAAAGAAATAAAAAAGCAGCTTAATGCGGTGGGAATTAACACCCCTGAAGATCTGCTTGCGACAGGGAGTCGGGAAGCCTGGTTAAAGATCAGAGCCATTGATGCATCGGCCTGTTATAATCGCTTATGTGGGTTGGAGGGCGCAATCCAGGGTATTCGCTGGCATTATTTAGATGACAATCTGAAAAAAGAATTGAAATCTTTTTATGAAGCCAATCGATAA
- a CDS encoding DUF1848 domain-containing protein, translating to MILSVSRRTDIPSYYSEWIYNRFKEGFLYVRNPLNSHQISKIDLSPEIVDCIVFWTKNPEPMIARLAEIEKYKYYFQFTITSYGSDIEKNLPNKNEIVQTFKELSKKIGKEKVIWRYDPILISNKYTYDYHLKAFSEMAQMLSGYTEKVVISFVDRYKKTRRNMSEIQMMIIDDSLMMKFALGLSKIAAKNNMIIETCAENIDLSEYDIEKGHCIDKNLIERIVGCQIKVGKDKNQRHECGCVESIEVGTYNTCLNGCKYCYANLNNEKVLANYNRYDPFSPLLCSKVTELDKITVRKVKSIKCRPSKTV from the coding sequence ATGATATTGAGTGTCAGCAGAAGAACAGATATACCAAGTTATTATTCAGAATGGATTTACAATCGATTTAAGGAAGGCTTTCTATATGTCAGAAATCCGCTGAATAGTCATCAGATCAGCAAAATAGATCTTTCACCCGAAATCGTCGATTGCATCGTCTTTTGGACAAAGAATCCGGAACCGATGATTGCGAGACTTGCTGAAATTGAAAAATATAAATATTATTTTCAATTTACGATAACCAGCTATGGTAGCGATATTGAAAAAAATCTTCCGAATAAAAATGAAATTGTACAAACATTTAAAGAGTTGTCGAAAAAAATTGGGAAAGAGAAAGTAATATGGCGTTATGACCCCATACTTATTTCAAATAAGTATACTTATGATTACCATCTAAAAGCATTTAGTGAAATGGCTCAAATGTTAAGTGGTTACACCGAAAAGGTGGTGATAAGTTTTGTTGATAGATACAAAAAAACGCGACGTAACATGAGTGAAATTCAGATGATGATAATTGACGATTCTTTAATGATGAAATTTGCATTGGGGTTGTCAAAAATTGCCGCAAAAAATAATATGATAATTGAAACATGCGCTGAAAATATTGATTTGTCTGAATATGATATTGAAAAAGGTCATTGCATTGACAAAAATCTTATCGAAAGAATCGTGGGGTGCCAAATAAAGGTTGGGAAAGATAAGAATCAGCGTCATGAATGCGGGTGTGTCGAAAGTATTGAGGTTGGCACTTATAATACCTGTTTAAATGGTTGTAAATATTGTTATGCAAATTTAAATAATGAAAAAGTTTTAGCAAATTACAATAGGTATGATCCTTTTTCACCGCTATTATGTAGTAAAGTAACAGAATTAGATAAAATAACGGTAAGAAAAGTAAAATCGATCAAATGCAGACCATCAAAAACGGTGTGA
- a CDS encoding GAF domain-containing protein, which translates to MKKVKVKLRSDGSYQDVLITSEDKPKIPEEMKKSWQNIANLIAVFAKVRAGLIMEITEKAMRVFLMSDNESNPYQVGGNDYLCHGLYCETVIGTDDELSVVDARQLAAWKDNPDVDIAMISYFGLPLKWPDGEFFGTICVLDDQPMVLSEDQKLLLREFKASIEKDLALLVVKN; encoded by the coding sequence ATGAAAAAAGTGAAAGTTAAACTTCGTTCCGATGGTTCCTATCAGGATGTTTTGATAACCAGTGAGGACAAGCCTAAGATACCAGAAGAGATGAAAAAAAGTTGGCAGAATATCGCCAATTTGATTGCTGTTTTTGCCAAGGTGCGGGCCGGTCTAATTATGGAGATTACTGAAAAAGCGATGCGTGTTTTTTTGATGAGTGACAACGAATCCAATCCCTATCAGGTTGGCGGAAATGACTATCTTTGTCACGGACTTTATTGCGAAACCGTTATTGGCACCGATGATGAATTATCGGTTGTAGATGCCAGACAATTAGCGGCTTGGAAAGATAATCCCGATGTTGATATTGCGATGATTTCCTATTTTGGTCTTCCGCTTAAATGGCCGGATGGTGAATTTTTTGGGACAATTTGCGTTTTAGATGATCAGCCAATGGTTTTAAGTGAGGATCAAAAACTGCTGTTAAGAGAATTTAAGGCTTCTATTGAAAAAGATTTAGCATTACTTGTGGTCAAAAACTAA
- a CDS encoding serine hydrolase domain-containing protein, translating into MQKKKRIVIIIRIILLSGTIISMFFVPWILVKAWLMPLPDTIPEQLNEAIGLGFDGMIVYVDQGGKEPSFYAAGWKNRENKIPADPHSLFKIASIGKLYDAVAVTKLINAKRLSLDKTLADYLPELVGRIENADKITLRMMVQHRSGIPNLTDTPNFWTNPPENNKEALERVLDLPADFEPDKNYEYSNSNYLLITEIIEKELGYPKFQYIKEKILTPLGLKNTFASIREVNMDDVMSGYYVGIEDDIKNDYYGSMIATAEDVGIFLRALNDGSLLSGGEQEIYASIYKYDHTGLIPGYQSIAKYYQDIDTVVIQFVNTTNFDGYTWNLSEIIYNRIIQIIRRETSMDH; encoded by the coding sequence ATGCAAAAAAAGAAACGAATCGTAATAATAATCCGAATAATATTATTAAGTGGAACGATCATCTCAATGTTTTTCGTACCCTGGATTTTAGTCAAGGCGTGGTTGATGCCATTACCCGATACAATTCCAGAACAATTAAATGAAGCAATTGGGCTTGGGTTTGATGGCATGATTGTTTATGTTGATCAAGGTGGAAAAGAACCTTCTTTTTACGCTGCCGGTTGGAAAAATAGGGAAAACAAAATACCGGCAGATCCGCATTCATTATTCAAGATTGCAAGTATTGGCAAGTTATATGATGCTGTCGCAGTGACTAAATTAATTAATGCTAAACGTTTGTCTTTGGATAAAACGCTTGCAGATTATTTGCCTGAGCTTGTAGGAAGAATTGAAAATGCTGATAAAATTACGTTGAGAATGATGGTACAGCATCGCAGTGGTATTCCCAATTTGACGGACACTCCGAATTTTTGGACCAATCCGCCGGAAAACAATAAAGAAGCGCTTGAACGTGTGCTTGATTTACCGGCCGATTTTGAACCAGACAAAAATTATGAGTATTCAAACAGCAATTATTTATTGATAACCGAAATCATTGAAAAGGAGTTGGGATATCCCAAATTCCAATACATCAAGGAGAAAATTTTGACGCCGCTCGGACTAAAAAATACGTTTGCTTCGATTCGAGAGGTGAATATGGACGATGTGATGAGTGGTTATTATGTTGGCATAGAAGATGATATCAAGAACGATTATTATGGCTCAATGATAGCAACAGCAGAAGATGTGGGGATATTTTTACGGGCATTAAATGATGGTTCATTGTTGAGTGGCGGGGAACAGGAGATTTATGCTTCAATTTATAAATACGACCATACCGGGTTGATTCCCGGCTATCAGAGTATCGCTAAATACTATCAAGATATTGACACCGTTGTTATTCAATTTGTGAATACAACTAATTTTGATGGCTATACTTGGAATTTGTCGGAAATCATATATAATCGTATTATTCAGATTATCCGCAGGGAAACAAGCATGGATCACTAA
- a CDS encoding GDSL-type esterase/lipase family protein — protein sequence MLKKIWPLILLLSIALIIAFVTGLITSITITNGGGKKQQEIPEPTKNVPVEPSTADEKILVLGDSIGYGIGDDPNMGIGKRYATLIDSEKNIDVTNLSVSGAISPELATLVESPENAPFIATANLIIISIGGNDLNRLQSEDPLSLDTAFQETFSTYKKNLEAILNRIRTLNPEVQIALIGLYNPYPEQDPQKSAKLFEWNYKTQLIADADLKTAYIPNYDQFKGHLKTYLAADGFHPSSIGYQVIADTLDRVLNGLD from the coding sequence ATGCTAAAAAAAATATGGCCTCTCATTTTATTATTATCGATCGCCCTGATTATTGCTTTTGTGACCGGACTAATCACTTCGATCACCATCACAAACGGCGGCGGAAAAAAGCAGCAAGAAATTCCCGAACCCACTAAGAACGTTCCCGTTGAACCTTCGACTGCCGATGAAAAAATCTTAGTACTTGGCGATTCAATCGGTTACGGCATCGGTGATGACCCAAATATGGGAATCGGCAAACGTTATGCAACGCTAATCGATTCCGAAAAAAACATCGACGTCACTAATTTGTCAGTCTCCGGAGCTATCAGCCCCGAATTGGCAACCCTTGTCGAAAGCCCCGAAAATGCCCCCTTTATTGCTACCGCCAATTTAATTATTATCTCTATTGGCGGTAATGATTTGAATCGCCTTCAATCTGAAGATCCCCTGTCTTTAGATACCGCCTTTCAAGAAACTTTCAGCACATATAAAAAAAATCTTGAAGCAATCCTTAACCGCATCCGAACGCTTAATCCTGAGGTCCAAATCGCTCTGATTGGTTTGTATAATCCCTATCCCGAACAAGATCCGCAAAAATCCGCAAAACTTTTCGAATGGAATTATAAAACCCAACTGATCGCCGATGCCGACTTGAAAACCGCCTATATCCCCAACTATGACCAGTTTAAGGGGCATCTAAAAACCTATCTGGCCGCCGATGGATTTCATCCCAGTAGTATCGGTTATCAAGTAATTGCCGATACCCTTGATCGCGTTTTAAATGGCCTTGACTAA
- a CDS encoding ABC transporter permease → MLILVRNEVTKLLLKKKLILIFGLLIIFITLLSYGQQYTYHKNIDRFENFSGTGNYDWKSLATQQLSDLENRLDNPYIPDSGISSIEIEIKQLRYFIENDINPITPSAAKFSVDFVEQGISLLIPLIIVILAADLVSGEFSTGTIKILLTRAVPRWKILLSKLIALFLMTTLIVFIMGILSILIAYLFFRQWGFNEPIITGFRLIDGQLNADSVILITRFEYTLLIYSLTWYVSIVIASLTLLISIIVDNTASAIGILMAALIGGQFLQLFLSDWPIVKFFFVTNLDLTRYLTGSYQPIPGMSLNFSIITLFIWGLLALIIGFGIFDHKDILV, encoded by the coding sequence GTGCTTATTCTCGTTCGTAATGAAGTCACAAAACTGCTGTTAAAGAAAAAATTAATTCTGATTTTCGGCCTCCTGATCATTTTTATCACTTTACTTTCCTATGGTCAACAATATACTTATCACAAAAATATTGACCGCTTTGAAAATTTTTCAGGAACCGGTAATTACGATTGGAAAAGCCTGGCCACCCAACAACTAAGTGATCTTGAAAACCGTCTCGATAATCCCTATATTCCCGATAGCGGGATTTCCTCGATTGAAATTGAAATTAAGCAATTACGTTATTTCATCGAAAATGATATCAACCCGATTACTCCAAGTGCTGCCAAATTTAGCGTGGATTTTGTCGAGCAGGGCATTTCGTTGTTAATTCCTTTAATCATTGTGATCCTCGCCGCCGATCTGGTCTCCGGTGAATTCTCAACCGGTACCATTAAAATCTTATTAACGCGGGCTGTCCCGCGCTGGAAAATTCTGTTGAGCAAGTTGATTGCCTTGTTTCTGATGACCACTTTAATCGTTTTTATCATGGGAATTTTATCGATTCTGATCGCTTATCTTTTCTTTCGGCAATGGGGATTTAATGAGCCCATTATTACCGGCTTTCGTTTAATCGATGGGCAATTAAATGCCGATTCCGTGATTTTAATTACTCGTTTTGAATACACCTTATTAATTTATTCATTAACTTGGTATGTTTCGATTGTGATTGCCTCGCTGACCTTATTGATTTCAATTATCGTTGATAATACCGCCTCTGCTATTGGAATATTAATGGCGGCCCTCATCGGTGGGCAATTTCTCCAACTTTTTCTATCGGATTGGCCCATCGTCAAATTTTTCTTTGTCACCAATCTGGATCTCACCCGTTATTTAACCGGCTCCTATCAGCCGATCCCGGGAATGAGTTTAAATTTTTCAATTATCACCCTTTTTATCTGGGGACTACTAGCTCTCATAATTGGGTTTGGGATTTTTGATCACAAAGATATTCTGGTATAG
- a CDS encoding ABC transporter ATP-binding protein, producing the protein MDTPILKVSNLSKSIKKKEIIKNISFQLKKGEVLGFLGANGAGKSTTLRMLVGLSRPSAGTISICGHSIRDDYVKAMSHVGCIIEGPDLYDYLSGYKNLELLGAMSKHVTKEAIDHAVALVGMSSRIHDKVRIYSMGMKQRIGLAQALIHQPDLLILDEPTNGLDPQGIHEFREIIQSLAKEAGISVLISSHLISEIQLMCDRVCIINHGIIVRDDAVTDLLSSNEIVWALNNPSQGQKILSEHFKLDSQITDQNELVAAIDPDVLPKINELFVTSGLELQTVATKKSTLEALFLSLTNQQTIQ; encoded by the coding sequence ATGGATACGCCTATTTTAAAAGTTTCAAACCTATCTAAAAGCATTAAGAAAAAAGAAATTATCAAAAACATCAGCTTTCAGCTAAAAAAGGGTGAAGTGCTCGGTTTTTTAGGCGCTAACGGCGCCGGTAAATCGACGACTTTAAGAATGCTTGTCGGCTTATCACGACCCAGCGCCGGAACCATTTCAATCTGCGGCCATTCAATTCGTGATGATTACGTCAAGGCTATGTCTCATGTCGGTTGCATCATTGAAGGCCCTGATTTGTACGACTACCTGAGCGGCTATAAAAACCTTGAACTCTTAGGCGCCATGTCAAAACATGTTACCAAAGAAGCAATTGATCATGCCGTTGCTCTCGTTGGCATGTCCAGTCGCATCCATGATAAGGTGCGTATTTACTCCATGGGAATGAAACAGCGGATTGGTTTAGCTCAAGCCCTGATTCATCAACCCGATTTACTTATTCTTGATGAACCAACCAATGGTCTCGACCCCCAGGGAATCCATGAATTTCGGGAGATTATCCAATCCTTAGCAAAAGAAGCCGGTATTTCCGTGCTCATTTCATCGCACTTAATCAGCGAGATTCAATTGATGTGCGATCGGGTATGCATTATCAATCACGGAATCATTGTTCGAGACGATGCCGTGACCGATCTGTTATCAAGCAATGAAATCGTTTGGGCTTTAAATAATCCGTCCCAAGGACAAAAAATTCTAAGCGAACATTTTAAACTTGACTCTCAAATCACTGATCAAAACGAACTGGTTGCCGCCATCGACCCTGACGTCCTGCCCAAAATCAATGAGCTCTTTGTCACTTCCGGCCTTGAACTGCAAACCGTCGCTACTAAAAAAAGCACCTTAGAAGCCCTTTTCCTAAGTCTGACCAACCAGCAAACAATCCAGTAG
- a CDS encoding Rossmann-like domain-containing protein yields the protein MQSNDLFQELKNKFRIIVQEKALLDEQVVVKGKTLAVEDAIGKPKRQDFPLIKGKEKLMQATFKGVCGQAYSDMSGSFSGSLAEIIDKPLETHFDMAVFIATLNAVLRYLGLAEKTIHCKDEEPEFCAEKLIAFIRENYGNPKIALIGFQPSFLERLALHFSVRVLDMDKDRIDTIKFGVRIEDGEKDMADVLDWCDLIFATGSTVANGTITNFTNRDKPIIFYGTTIAGAASLLGFERYCECAK from the coding sequence ATGCAATCAAACGATTTATTTCAAGAACTTAAAAATAAATTCCGAATCATCGTTCAGGAAAAGGCATTGCTTGATGAACAGGTTGTCGTTAAAGGAAAAACTTTAGCAGTCGAAGATGCAATCGGTAAGCCCAAACGTCAGGATTTTCCTTTGATTAAAGGCAAAGAGAAATTGATGCAGGCAACTTTTAAGGGGGTGTGCGGTCAGGCGTATAGCGATATGTCCGGCTCTTTTAGCGGCTCATTGGCAGAAATTATTGATAAACCATTGGAAACACATTTCGATATGGCGGTTTTCATTGCCACGTTAAATGCGGTGTTACGATATTTGGGCCTTGCTGAAAAAACGATCCATTGTAAAGATGAAGAACCTGAATTTTGCGCGGAAAAACTAATTGCTTTTATCCGGGAAAATTATGGTAATCCTAAAATTGCTTTGATTGGATTTCAACCTTCATTTTTGGAGCGTCTGGCGTTACATTTCTCAGTACGTGTGCTTGATATGGACAAGGATCGTATTGACACGATTAAATTTGGGGTTCGGATTGAAGATGGTGAAAAAGACATGGCGGATGTATTGGACTGGTGTGATTTAATTTTTGCGACGGGAAGCACCGTAGCCAATGGGACGATCACTAATTTTACAAATCGGGATAAGCCCATTATTTTTTATGGAACGACCATTGCCGGCGCGGCCAGTCTTCTGGGATTTGAGCGTTATTGTGAATGTGCAAAATAA
- a CDS encoding AAA family ATPase: protein MKKLILVTSPPASGKTYVAKKLAEALSQVVYLDKDTLIPLSKQIFVVAGEEYNRSSDFFEKNIRDYEYETVVALALEALDYDNTVLINAPFTKEVRDINYIYNLKAKLKKKKASLVVIWVETAIEVTRQRMIARNSERDTWKLAHWDEYLAESNFNIPIGLDNPHVKDDLLIFKNSTDQEFKTSLNEILSILE from the coding sequence TTGAAAAAATTGATTTTAGTAACATCGCCTCCAGCAAGTGGGAAAACCTATGTCGCGAAGAAATTGGCAGAAGCATTAAGTCAGGTCGTTTATTTGGATAAAGATACGCTCATACCACTTTCAAAACAGATTTTTGTTGTCGCTGGTGAAGAATATAACCGGAGTTCTGATTTTTTCGAAAAAAATATTCGCGATTATGAATACGAAACCGTGGTAGCTCTGGCACTGGAAGCTCTCGATTATGACAATACGGTTTTGATTAATGCCCCGTTCACAAAAGAAGTACGAGATATCAATTATATCTATAATCTTAAAGCAAAATTGAAGAAAAAAAAGGCGTCTTTAGTTGTTATCTGGGTGGAAACAGCAATCGAAGTAACGAGACAAAGAATGATTGCCAGAAACTCTGAACGAGATACCTGGAAACTTGCTCATTGGGATGAGTATCTTGCCGAGAGTAATTTTAATATTCCGATTGGGTTGGATAATCCTCATGTAAAAGATGATTTGCTGATTTTTAAAAACTCAACCGACCAGGAATTCAAAACATCATTAAATGAGATCTTATCAATTCTTGAATAA
- a CDS encoding sodium-dependent transporter, with the protein MVFNFAITYEKVIVGGNGVDKRSEFSSKIGFVLAAAGSAVGLGNIWRFPYLAAKYGGGLFLVIYLIFVATLGFAIMTAELAIGRKAQLSPVGAYRALDKRFSFVGIIASLVAFLILPYYSVIGGWVIKYFAVFVTGGGMATAGTDYFTGYIARPVEPIIWQSVFVLATTFVVIRGVKDGVEKASKILMPILIVMSVFLSVYSIMQPGAMAGVWYFLYPDLANFSFQAVLAAMGQMFYSLSLAMGIMVTYGSYLSKKDDLEASVKQIEVFDAGIAILAGFMIIPAVFAFSGGDPTMLNKGPGLMFVTLPKVFESMGLGSIMGGAFFLLVLFAALTSSISLMEAVVATVCDQFKWERKKGVIIVALLTVLIGIPSSLGQGVWSGIHIFGFNFLDFFDFITNSILMPVGAFFTCILVGHVLETKLIVDEVKLSSPFKREKLFIVMIKYIAPLCIIGILISSILEALGVIKY; encoded by the coding sequence ATGGTTTTTAATTTCGCAATTACCTATGAAAAAGTAATAGTTGGAGGAAATGGTGTGGATAAACGCAGTGAGTTTTCAAGTAAAATCGGGTTTGTGTTGGCTGCGGCCGGATCGGCAGTGGGGCTGGGAAATATCTGGCGGTTTCCGTATCTGGCCGCAAAGTATGGGGGCGGTCTCTTTCTGGTGATTTACCTGATTTTTGTAGCAACGCTGGGGTTTGCAATTATGACGGCCGAATTGGCGATTGGTCGAAAAGCCCAGCTTAGCCCGGTGGGCGCTTATCGGGCCCTGGATAAACGATTCAGTTTTGTCGGGATTATTGCCTCATTGGTGGCATTTCTGATTCTTCCCTATTACAGTGTTATTGGCGGTTGGGTGATAAAATATTTTGCGGTTTTTGTAACCGGCGGCGGAATGGCTACCGCCGGTACGGATTATTTTACTGGTTACATAGCCAGACCTGTTGAACCGATTATATGGCAGTCTGTTTTTGTTTTAGCGACTACTTTTGTGGTGATTAGAGGGGTCAAGGACGGTGTTGAGAAAGCCAGTAAAATATTAATGCCGATATTGATTGTGATGTCCGTGTTTCTTTCGGTTTATTCGATCATGCAGCCCGGGGCAATGGCCGGGGTTTGGTATTTCCTTTATCCGGATTTGGCGAATTTTAGCTTTCAGGCCGTTTTAGCAGCCATGGGACAAATGTTTTATTCGTTATCGCTGGCAATGGGGATTATGGTGACTTATGGCTCGTATCTTAGCAAAAAGGATGATCTGGAAGCTTCAGTCAAGCAAATTGAAGTGTTTGACGCCGGGATTGCGATACTAGCGGGCTTTATGATTATTCCGGCAGTGTTTGCTTTTTCCGGCGGGGATCCAACAATGCTTAATAAGGGGCCTGGTTTGATGTTTGTCACCCTACCCAAGGTATTTGAAAGCATGGGATTGGGCAGCATCATGGGAGGCGCTTTTTTTCTGCTGGTTTTATTTGCCGCACTGACATCTTCGATTTCACTGATGGAAGCTGTAGTGGCAACCGTTTGCGATCAGTTTAAGTGGGAACGAAAAAAAGGGGTAATTATTGTCGCGCTGTTGACCGTTCTGATTGGAATACCATCTTCTTTGGGGCAAGGAGTATGGAGTGGGATACATATTTTTGGATTCAATTTTCTGGATTTCTTTGATTTTATCACAAACTCTATTTTAATGCCGGTAGGGGCCTTTTTTACCTGTATCCTTGTGGGTCATGTTTTGGAAACAAAACTTATTGTTGATGAAGTTAAACTGTCTTCACCGTTTAAACGCGAAAAACTGTTTATCGTGATGATTAAATATATTGCTCCCCTGTGTATAATTGGTATTCTCATCAGTTCAATTTTAGAAGCGCTGGGCGTTATAAAATATTGA
- a CDS encoding ABC transporter ATP-binding protein, protein MKRIITDYLKPFYGRMAFGVFFKFTGSILDLVIPSILAYIIDNVIPLNQKLPIFYWGGVMLFCAIIGMVFNIIANRMAARVASDATEVIRHDLFAKVMYFSNRQMDEITKPSVISRLTSDTYIIHQMIIRIQRLGVRAPIMFFGGIIVTLMLDPVLATVLIAIMPVLMLIIILVSKKSMPIFAGLQKAFDGFVRLVREDINGVRVIKALSKMDYEKRRFDAINTDVVNREKKARMMVAVIKPVMNICLNMGLVCVILVGAYGVNRGTSEVGAILAFMTYFTIILHSVLSISRLFEMWPKVTASADRIMQAIDDVDVMAVQESEKIKENKSTALVEFKNVTFSYNKEEPNLANVSFALKNGETLGIIGETGSGKTTLLNLLMRLYDADAGNIFIEGKDVKAIDPRELHKKFGVAFQNDIIFEATIEENIDLGRNLSKEAIKEAIICAGAEQFVDEKSDKSEEQLTIKGANLSGGQKQRILIARALASRPEILVLDDASSALDYKTDATFRKAIKAHFAATTIVIVAQRVSSIKHADHILVLENGTVIGYGKHKQLMKSCDVYREISHSQMGVS, encoded by the coding sequence ATGAAACGAATTATTACTGACTATTTAAAACCATTTTATGGTCGAATGGCGTTTGGCGTTTTTTTTAAATTTACCGGTTCGATCCTGGATTTAGTCATTCCATCAATCCTGGCCTATATCATTGATAATGTAATCCCACTCAATCAAAAATTGCCAATTTTTTATTGGGGTGGGGTGATGCTGTTTTGTGCCATTATAGGGATGGTTTTTAATATTATTGCTAATCGGATGGCGGCCAGGGTGGCCAGTGATGCTACCGAAGTGATCCGCCATGATTTGTTTGCTAAGGTGATGTATTTTTCTAATCGTCAAATGGATGAAATAACGAAACCATCGGTGATTTCCCGCTTAACATCCGATACGTATATCATCCATCAGATGATTATTCGGATTCAGAGACTGGGAGTTCGGGCACCAATTATGTTTTTTGGCGGGATTATTGTTACCTTGATGTTGGATCCGGTTTTGGCAACGGTTCTGATTGCGATTATGCCGGTATTAATGTTAATCATCATTTTGGTATCTAAAAAAAGTATGCCTATTTTTGCCGGATTGCAAAAGGCTTTTGATGGTTTTGTCAGATTGGTAAGAGAAGATATTAACGGCGTCCGGGTGATTAAAGCACTGTCAAAAATGGATTATGAAAAACGGCGTTTTGACGCGATCAATACCGATGTGGTTAATCGGGAGAAAAAAGCCCGGATGATGGTGGCAGTGATTAAACCGGTGATGAATATCTGCTTGAATATGGGTTTGGTTTGTGTGATCCTGGTGGGTGCTTATGGGGTTAATAGAGGTACGTCAGAAGTGGGGGCGATTTTAGCTTTTATGACCTATTTTACCATTATTTTGCATTCTGTTTTGTCGATTTCCAGATTATTTGAAATGTGGCCAAAGGTCACGGCTTCTGCGGATCGGATCATGCAGGCGATTGATGATGTGGATGTGATGGCGGTTCAGGAGTCGGAAAAAATAAAGGAGAATAAAAGCACCGCTTTAGTAGAATTTAAAAATGTTACTTTTTCTTACAATAAAGAGGAACCGAATCTTGCCAATGTTTCTTTTGCACTAAAAAATGGCGAAACGTTGGGGATAATTGGTGAAACCGGTTCCGGCAAAACGACCTTGTTAAATCTCCTGATGCGTCTTTATGATGCCGATGCGGGAAATATTTTCATTGAGGGTAAGGATGTTAAAGCGATCGACCCTCGGGAATTGCATAAAAAGTTTGGCGTTGCTTTTCAAAATGATATTATTTTTGAAGCGACCATCGAAGAAAATATTGATCTCGGTAGAAATCTTTCAAAAGAAGCCATTAAAGAAGCAATTATTTGTGCCGGTGCGGAGCAATTTGTGGACGAAAAGTCGGATAAGTCCGAGGAACAGTTAACCATTAAAGGTGCGAACCTCAGCGGCGGCCAAAAACAACGGATTCTGATTGCCAGAGCACTGGCTTCCCGGCCTGAAATATTGGTGTTAGACGATGCCTCAAGTGCCTTGGACTACAAGACGGATGCAACCTTTCGGAAGGCAATTAAGGCGCATTTTGCTGCGACAACGATTGTTATTGTGGCACAGCGAGTCAGTTCGATAAAACATGCCGATCATATTCTGGTACTTGAAAATGGCACCGTTATTGGTTATGGTAAACATAAACAATTAATGAAAAGCTGTGACGTGTATCGCGAAATCAGCCATTCCCAGATGGGGGTGTCCTGA